Proteins found in one Synergistaceae bacterium genomic segment:
- a CDS encoding glycine/sarcosine/betaine reductase component B subunit: protein MRLELHRVFVNKLAFGDKTSIAGGTLTVNKRELLDLLSEDELLGKNLDVALAMPGESIRIVPVKDVIEPRWKIEGGGQVFPGMISDVETVGEGKTVVLSGSAVVTAGKIVRFQEGIIDMSGPGADYTPYSKTCNVVLLLEPANPAMDKHDYETACRMAGLKAAAYLARCCAESGLEVDQVDAFEHPNIREAMTAHPGLPKVGYLYMLQTQGLLHDTYLYGVDVKKILPTVVSPLEVMDGAIVSGNCVSACDKNSSYVHLNNPVIADMLKRHGKDFNFVTCIVTNENVTLADKRRSSSFATKLAAMLGLDGIVITEEGFGNPDADLIMNCWKAERLGIKTTLLTDEYAGQDGASQSLADSCVEGNACVTAGNANEVIVLPPMEKVLGFAEEANVIAGGWQGSLAADGSITVELQAITGATSELGYTKLGAYTI, encoded by the coding sequence TTGAGACTTGAGCTGCACAGAGTGTTCGTAAACAAACTGGCTTTCGGCGACAAAACGAGCATCGCCGGGGGAACGTTGACCGTCAACAAAAGAGAGTTGCTTGATCTGCTCTCAGAAGACGAGCTGTTGGGTAAAAATCTCGACGTCGCTCTGGCTATGCCTGGAGAAAGTATTCGTATCGTTCCGGTAAAAGATGTCATTGAACCGCGCTGGAAAATCGAAGGCGGCGGACAGGTCTTTCCGGGGATGATCTCCGACGTGGAAACGGTCGGAGAGGGTAAGACTGTGGTGTTAAGCGGATCCGCCGTCGTCACCGCGGGTAAGATCGTGCGTTTTCAAGAAGGCATCATCGATATGTCTGGGCCTGGCGCGGATTACACTCCCTATTCGAAGACCTGCAACGTGGTGCTGCTGCTGGAACCGGCGAACCCCGCCATGGACAAACACGACTACGAAACCGCCTGTCGCATGGCCGGACTGAAGGCGGCCGCCTATTTGGCGCGATGCTGCGCCGAGTCCGGACTCGAGGTCGACCAAGTGGACGCTTTCGAGCATCCCAACATCAGAGAGGCCATGACCGCGCATCCGGGATTGCCCAAGGTGGGCTACCTCTATATGCTTCAGACTCAGGGACTTTTGCACGACACGTATCTTTATGGCGTGGACGTAAAGAAGATCCTGCCCACCGTGGTGTCGCCCCTCGAAGTGATGGACGGGGCAATCGTGTCGGGCAACTGTGTTTCGGCCTGTGACAAAAACAGCAGCTACGTTCACTTGAATAACCCCGTTATCGCCGACATGCTGAAACGTCATGGCAAAGACTTTAACTTCGTGACCTGTATCGTCACCAACGAGAACGTAACCTTGGCCGACAAACGCCGCAGCTCCAGTTTCGCTACAAAACTGGCAGCCATGTTGGGACTCGACGGCATTGTCATCACCGAGGAAGGTTTTGGTAACCCCGACGCCGATCTAATCATGAACTGCTGGAAGGCCGAGCGCTTGGGCATCAAAACGACGCTTTTGACCGACGAGTACGCTGGACAGGACGGAGCGAGTCAGTCCTTGGCCGATTCCTGTGTCGAGGGAAACGCCTGTGTCACGGCCGGCAATGCCAACGAGGTCATCGTGTTGCCGCCCATGGAGAAAGTCCTGGGATTCGCGGAAGAAGCCAACGTCATCGCGGGGGGCTGGCAGGGTTCTCTGGCCGCCGATGGCTCGATTACCGTCGAGCTTCAGGCCATCACCGGCGCCACCAGCGAATTGGGCTACACCA
- a CDS encoding thioredoxin encodes MPIDLTKENCDVEVKESALPVVVDFWGPACGPCMALMPKFMELSEKYDGKAKFCKVDTSQNKRVAINFKVMSLPTILFWKGGAEVARLSGTDATAENITEKIEAMIA; translated from the coding sequence ATGCCGATTGATTTGACTAAGGAAAACTGCGATGTGGAAGTAAAGGAAAGCGCGTTGCCTGTAGTGGTGGATTTCTGGGGGCCCGCTTGCGGTCCATGCATGGCTTTGATGCCGAAGTTCATGGAACTCTCGGAGAAGTACGACGGAAAAGCCAAGTTCTGCAAGGTGGATACTTCGCAAAACAAGCGCGTGGCCATTAATTTCAAGGTCATGAGTTTGCCCACGATTCTCTTCTGGAAGGGCGGAGCCGAGGTGGCCCGCTTGAGTGGGACGGACGCCACGGCCGAAAACATCACCGAAAAGATCGAGGCCATGATCGCGTGA
- a CDS encoding GrdX family protein gives MNNRVLMTNNSSLHRLISSARFVNGSSLDVLIAARDAIHLGGRLLTHPLCGNLRPHQQPFRSVLIEEVQNGGVPGGLVDLDSLSLIEEAVLVYRDCPKRLPLPDEFPAETRQDYAFIDVELMRESLTQYKMWPEVAVKSS, from the coding sequence ATGAACAATAGAGTATTGATGACGAACAATTCCAGTTTGCATCGGTTGATTTCTTCGGCGCGTTTCGTGAATGGGTCTTCTTTAGATGTACTCATAGCCGCGCGAGACGCGATACATTTGGGCGGTCGTCTGTTGACTCATCCCTTGTGCGGTAACCTTCGCCCTCATCAACAACCTTTTCGTTCTGTTTTGATAGAAGAAGTTCAAAACGGAGGAGTTCCAGGCGGCCTCGTGGATCTTGATTCGCTTTCGTTGATCGAGGAGGCTGTTCTCGTATACCGCGATTGCCCAAAACGACTGCCTCTGCCCGACGAATTCCCCGCTGAAACGCGCCAAGACTACGCTTTCATCGACGTCGAGTTGATGAGAGAAAGTTTGACGCAATATAAAATGTGGCCGGAGGTCGCCGTCAAGAGTTCATAA